One window of the Endomicrobium proavitum genome contains the following:
- a CDS encoding F0F1 ATP synthase subunit A: MQISPDVLFTIAGFNITNTVVTTLVTDAIIIVIALAFKRVLSLRPGMFQNAVEAVVDYFRGTTEEIAGSRVSFIYPWVVTFFLFIVVSNLAAQLPGFESIRFITPHSGEHGVPFLRAATSDLNLTLALAVVSVIVTHYLSVKYTGIKAYVTRFITFKMFPIFLFVGILEFANEITKFISFSFRLFGNIYAGERMMGTMYGLFPVILPVPFIALELMVALIQAIVFAMLTMAFMHIMTDKSH, from the coding sequence ATGCAGATAAGTCCCGACGTTTTGTTTACCATAGCGGGCTTTAACATAACCAACACAGTTGTTACAACGTTGGTTACGGACGCAATAATTATTGTAATTGCGCTTGCGTTCAAACGCGTTTTATCTTTAAGACCGGGCATGTTTCAAAACGCGGTTGAAGCGGTTGTGGATTACTTTCGCGGCACTACGGAGGAAATAGCGGGCTCTCGGGTTTCTTTTATTTATCCGTGGGTGGTAACGTTCTTTTTATTTATAGTCGTTTCAAATTTGGCGGCGCAGCTGCCGGGTTTTGAATCTATAAGATTTATTACGCCGCACTCCGGCGAGCACGGCGTTCCTTTTTTGCGCGCTGCGACGAGCGATTTAAATTTGACTCTTGCTCTTGCAGTTGTTTCCGTTATTGTCACGCATTATTTGAGCGTTAAATATACGGGAATAAAAGCTTACGTAACAAGATTTATTACTTTTAAAATGTTTCCTATTTTTTTATTTGTAGGCATTTTAGAGTTTGCAAACGAAATAACAAAGTTTATTTCTTTTTCGTTCAGGCTTTTCGGAAATATTTACGCCGGAGAAAGAATGATGGGCACTATGTACGGCTTGTTTCCGGTAATTCTTCCCGTTCCGTTTATAGCTTTAGAACTTATGGTGGCATTAATACAGGCGATAGTTTTCGCAATGCTTACAATGGCTTTTATGCATATAATGACGGATAAATCGCATTAA
- a CDS encoding O-antigen ligase family protein — translation MNSSPTFFQNILKKVILYGLPILYFLIAVSFYLKTYDSAQIKITLLQMGGLFLIMNWLILKIEENDFSFFKDNLIYLLPILLFLASGLLSYAISPFKLTSFNEFTRRFIYCFLAIIVITEFDDENKLLRIKNWLIFAAYVACVYGVIQLLDYWLFPVPARSGLDPFLWRQAFGYRVMSTFGNPNFFGDFLIVMNPIVLALFMRKKKFYLLFLWALIVVNVIATFSKGAWIGFAVGTFTFAAVYVLIFLRDKIKKEALIAIGVIVCVFVGIAFYGVIAKAKERTDSVSFRVFTWMSCWEMINTNPVLGTGIGSFYVTYPAYRRPQIFFIEGKHNTESDHPENEYLEVWFDEGILGISIFLLLIVFVFTLGYKNTLYLNSSNKTRDGPLAYIQLGVISAFAAKLSHDFVCVSLRFVSSGVMLWLLIGITISIAVHLAKNKGDCEKLKNVLSSPVKIILQIIIAVIFIYAIVYFAGYFKADILHSQAIQFSKMNNWNKALATYDAVNKNNPSYPMSKYFKTNVYIDRWQAGDPMMAERMFKGYAGDPLRSGSEIIGLWHLAPNYVQSKYLAGVMYSKIFDDARKLRQEFINSGKSQEVIEQQNRVIENAFFNAVKYYKEYIAIDPIYPLTYYGVAKLFESVGDLKTAEEAYYAHLAYPQNLSKPPHSLWVEDRNSPDGGWAKRRDGDYAETYLQLGNFYQSHGQIKAAVDAYVKGLKLVPAYIVMKKNLALAYAKLGEKNNALQQWKEIYQIDYDDADAINYLKKAGVLK, via the coding sequence CAGATAAAAATAACTCTTTTGCAGATGGGCGGTTTGTTTCTTATAATGAACTGGCTTATTTTAAAAATTGAAGAGAACGATTTTAGTTTTTTCAAAGACAACTTAATATACTTGCTTCCTATTTTGCTTTTTCTTGCGTCGGGGCTTTTGTCTTATGCAATCTCGCCTTTCAAACTTACCAGCTTTAACGAATTTACAAGAAGATTTATATACTGCTTTTTGGCAATAATAGTAATAACCGAGTTTGACGACGAGAATAAACTTTTGAGAATAAAAAATTGGCTTATTTTTGCCGCTTACGTGGCGTGCGTTTACGGCGTTATACAGCTGTTGGATTACTGGCTGTTTCCCGTGCCGGCGCGCAGCGGGCTTGATCCGTTTTTGTGGAGACAGGCGTTCGGATACAGAGTTATGTCCACATTCGGAAACCCGAACTTTTTCGGCGATTTTCTTATAGTTATGAACCCTATAGTGCTTGCGCTTTTTATGCGCAAAAAAAAGTTTTACCTGTTGTTTTTGTGGGCGCTGATAGTTGTTAACGTTATAGCTACTTTCTCCAAAGGCGCATGGATAGGTTTTGCCGTAGGCACGTTCACATTTGCCGCCGTTTACGTTTTGATATTTTTAAGAGATAAAATAAAAAAAGAAGCTCTTATAGCAATAGGCGTTATAGTCTGCGTTTTTGTGGGAATTGCATTTTACGGCGTAATAGCCAAAGCAAAAGAGAGAACCGACAGCGTATCTTTCAGAGTGTTTACATGGATGTCGTGCTGGGAGATGATAAACACAAACCCCGTTTTGGGAACAGGCATAGGCTCGTTTTACGTAACATATCCGGCATACAGAAGACCGCAAATATTTTTTATAGAAGGCAAGCATAACACCGAAAGCGACCACCCGGAAAACGAATATCTTGAAGTGTGGTTTGATGAAGGAATATTAGGCATAAGCATATTTCTGCTTTTGATAGTGTTTGTATTTACTCTCGGATATAAAAACACGCTGTATTTGAACTCGTCCAATAAAACCCGCGACGGACCTTTAGCTTACATACAGCTTGGCGTTATATCGGCGTTTGCGGCAAAACTTTCGCACGATTTCGTCTGCGTTTCGTTAAGGTTTGTTTCGTCGGGCGTTATGTTGTGGCTGCTTATAGGAATAACTATATCTATAGCTGTTCACCTTGCTAAAAATAAAGGCGATTGTGAAAAATTAAAAAATGTTTTAAGCTCGCCGGTAAAAATCATTTTGCAGATAATTATTGCCGTAATTTTTATTTACGCAATAGTATATTTTGCGGGATATTTTAAAGCCGATATTCTTCACTCGCAGGCTATACAGTTTTCAAAAATGAATAACTGGAACAAGGCGCTTGCAACGTACGACGCGGTAAATAAAAATAACCCGTCGTATCCGATGTCTAAATATTTTAAAACTAACGTTTACATAGACAGATGGCAAGCCGGCGACCCTATGATGGCTGAACGCATGTTTAAAGGTTATGCCGGAGATCCGTTAAGAAGCGGGTCTGAAATAATCGGATTGTGGCACCTTGCGCCGAATTACGTGCAGTCAAAATATCTTGCGGGCGTTATGTATTCAAAAATATTTGACGACGCCAGAAAATTAAGACAAGAGTTTATAAATTCGGGAAAATCCCAAGAAGTTATAGAGCAGCAAAACAGAGTTATAGAAAACGCATTTTTCAACGCAGTAAAATATTATAAAGAGTATATTGCAATAGACCCGATATATCCGCTTACTTACTACGGAGTTGCAAAACTTTTTGAAAGCGTCGGAGATTTAAAAACCGCGGAAGAAGCTTACTACGCGCATTTGGCGTATCCGCAGAATTTAAGCAAACCTCCGCACAGCCTTTGGGTTGAAGACAGAAACTCCCCCGACGGCGGCTGGGCAAAAAGAAGAGACGGCGATTACGCCGAAACTTATTTGCAGCTTGGAAATTTCTATCAGTCGCACGGGCAAATTAAGGCGGCCGTGGACGCTTACGTTAAAGGGCTGAAATTAGTTCCCGCATATATTGTTATGAAGAAAAATCTTGCGCTTGCTTACGCAAAACTCGGTGAAAAAAACAATGCTTTGCAGCAGTGGAAAGAAATATATCAGATAGATTACGACGATGCCGATGCTATAAATTATTTGAAAAAAGCCGGAGTTTTAAAATAA